CTCGGCAGCCCGGCAGAAACGGCGCGAATATGGTATAATTGCGCATTGGGACTGCTCTATTCACGCGGAGACCAACACACCATGTGCGGCGTCATCGGGCTCTGGGTCAACGACCGTGCTTTTCCCTACCTCCATCAGGGTTTGATGGGCATTCAGCACCGCGGCCAGGATTCCGCCGGCATCGTCACTTATGACGGGCGCTTCCACACCAAAAAGGGCAACGGCCAGGTGCGCGACATCTTTCGGGAGGAGCACGTAGATCGCTTGACCGGTGGCATCGGCATCGGCCACACTCGCTATCCGACGGTCGGCGGCGGCCGCGGCGAGGACGCCCAGCCCTTTCAGCTGAATTCCCCTTTTGGCATCATCATGGCCCACAACGGCAACGTGGTGAACTACGCCGAGTTGCGGAAGACGCTCTATAAAACTCACCGCCGCCTGCTCAACTCTGACAACGACGTCGAGAGCATCCTCAACATCTTCGCCCAGTCGCTGGAGGAGCAGAACGTCGAAGCCCTGACGCCCGAGCACATCTTCGAGGCCGTCCGGCGCGTCTACCGGACCGTCGTCGGCAGCTATTCCGTCGTCGCCTACATCGGTGAACAGGGCATGGTCGCCTTCCGCGACCCGTTCGGCATCAAGCCCCTGGTCTGGTCCGTGCGCACCGGCGCGGGCAAACCCGAATACGCCTTCGCCTCGGAGACGGTTTCGCTGAGCCTGATGGGCTTCAAGGAGATGCGCGACGTCGCCGCCGGGCAAGCCATCTTCATCGACCGCGACCGCAAGGCCCACGTGGCCCAATTGGCCGACAAGCCCCATTCGCCCTGCCTGTTCGAGTGGGTCTATTTCGCCCGTCCGGATTCGTTCATCGACGACGCCAACGTCTACCGCGTCCGCATCCGCCTGGGCCAGCTCCTGGCCGAGGACATCCGCCGGGCCGGCCTGCACATCGACGTCGTCGTGCCCGTGCCGGATTCCTCGCGCGACGCGGCCATCGAGATCGCCCGTTCGCTGGACCTGCCCTACCGCGAGGCCCTGGTCAAGAACCGCTACATCGGCCGCACCTTCATCATGCCCGACCAGGCCAAGCGCAAGCACAGCGTCCGGCTCAAGCTGAACACGATCGCCAGCGAGTTCAAGGATAAAGACATCCTGTTGGTCGACGACAGCATCGTCCGCGGCACGACATCTCAGGCCATCGTCGAGATGGTCCGCGAGTGCGGGGCCAAGCACGTTTATTTCGCCGTGACTTCGCCGCCGCTTCGCCATCCCTGCGTCTACGGCATCGACATGCAGACCCGGACCGAGTTCCTGGCCCGCGACCGCAATCTAGACCAGATTGCAGAGTTTCTCGATGCCGACCGGGTCATCTACCAGACGCTCGACAACCTGAAGAAGGCGGTCGGGATGGAGAACCCGGCCCTGACCCAGTTCTGCGCCGCCTGCTTCGACGGGAATTACGTCACGGGCGACGTAACGGCGGAGATGCTGCAGCAGATCGAAGACGAACGCAAGGCCAGCGGCGCCAGCCAGCTGCCCCTGCCTGTCGGATAGGGGTCAGGTCTTAAGATATAAGTTTTCTTCCAAACTTCCCGGAGCGATCGGCAAAGAGGTATTTTTTCGCAAGCCGGATATCCGCGCCTCTGCGGCCGTAAGCAAGGGCGCCAGCGTTTCGCTTCCCCCGCAATCGGCGGCGAAGCGCCTGGCGTTGAACCCGACCACGGCGTAATCGACGCCCCAGATCTCGCCGGCTTTCCTTAGGCCGATAGCGCAGTGCTTCTTGACGAGATACATGCCCATGGCCCGCCATGGCCTGCCCCGCTTTTTTGTCAGGATATCCGAAACCGCACAACCAGAGACCGCGGCGATGATCTCGAACACCTGGGCGGGAGAAACAGCCTGACAGGCCTTGAAGTCACGGGCGGAATTTTCGCGGGTTTTTCCCGCCGCCGCCCGCTCGTTGATAAGTTGCCGGATCCGGTCGATGAATGAGGGGCTGCCCAAAGCAATTCTCCGGAAGGAAGCCTTCAGCGGATCGTCCATATCCCGCCGCTCCCGAAGAAGCTCCCGATAGCGGGTTCGCGCGTTAGTATCGTCGGAGGTTAAAATTGACAGGATTCGCGGCGCTTGGAGAGCCGGCGTTTGCAGGCCCCGCATCC
The Candidatus Aminicenantes bacterium genome window above contains:
- a CDS encoding transposase, which gives rise to MARPLRIQFRNAAYHVTCRGIRKDAIFFADHDRFEFVRKMNETFEKYSFILNAFCLMPNHYHLFLQTPLANLSEGLHHLNSAYSNWLKSKHKLVGHVFQGRFKSILVDEETYAVNLSIYIHLNPCRWGLAKKPEDYAWSSCRDYLGMRGLQTPALQAPRILSILTSDDTNARTRYRELLRERRDMDDPLKASFRRIALGSPSFIDRIRQLINERAAAGKTRENSARDFKACQAVSPAQVFEIIAAVSGCAVSDILTKKRGRPWRAMGMYLVKKHCAIGLRKAGEIWGVDYAVVGFNARRFAADCGGSETLAPLLTAAEARISGLRKNTSLPIAPGSLEENLYLKT
- the purF gene encoding amidophosphoribosyltransferase, with product MCGVIGLWVNDRAFPYLHQGLMGIQHRGQDSAGIVTYDGRFHTKKGNGQVRDIFREEHVDRLTGGIGIGHTRYPTVGGGRGEDAQPFQLNSPFGIIMAHNGNVVNYAELRKTLYKTHRRLLNSDNDVESILNIFAQSLEEQNVEALTPEHIFEAVRRVYRTVVGSYSVVAYIGEQGMVAFRDPFGIKPLVWSVRTGAGKPEYAFASETVSLSLMGFKEMRDVAAGQAIFIDRDRKAHVAQLADKPHSPCLFEWVYFARPDSFIDDANVYRVRIRLGQLLAEDIRRAGLHIDVVVPVPDSSRDAAIEIARSLDLPYREALVKNRYIGRTFIMPDQAKRKHSVRLKLNTIASEFKDKDILLVDDSIVRGTTSQAIVEMVRECGAKHVYFAVTSPPLRHPCVYGIDMQTRTEFLARDRNLDQIAEFLDADRVIYQTLDNLKKAVGMENPALTQFCAACFDGNYVTGDVTAEMLQQIEDERKASGASQLPLPVG